CTATAGCTAACACTTAGAAAACAAAGTAGGAAAAACCCAATCAATAGACCAAAGTTGAAAGAAATGTGTCCAAATAACACCAACACAACTACAACCAAAAATAAGGTGAAAAAAATAATTTTCCACTTCCATACACAAATAACATCTATTAGGCATAGCTAAACCTTTCTTGGATAGATTCTCAACAGTTAGAATATTATTTCATGCAAGAAGCCAAAAAAGGAATGGTAACCTTGGGGACCAAGTAAGAGTTCCAAACCCATGCACATGAAGGTTACGTGGAGCACAAATCCACTTCCATACAAATCACTTAAGTCAATTACTTACccagtttaattaattaattactaggTCTTTGATCATATTCTATATCCTAAATATTCTAATTTTTTCTAAGTCCTAATCTATTTTGACCTTAGTCCTAACCCACTTTCCTAAGTTCTAATTCCTATTTCATATCCCCTTCCACATAAATTTGATgagtaaaattaattaaaattatctaCATAACcactgaaaaaaatttaaaataattaaaagttCCCTTTTATTCTTCACCACTTATTCTATAACTATTCTATAGGCTATCTCCCAAAAAacttaaaatcattaaaaattataaCTATCCTCCACCATTAATCTCATAACCAATCAAATAGATTTATCTCAATCTTTAATTAGATCTCCACCATCACTAAGGCATCCCAAAACTCTATAAGTAGACCATTTAGGATCCCACTTTTAATAATCAACTACCCTCATTGCAATGTCAAGCAACTAGTTTGAAAGAAACTACGTTAAAACATTTTAGAAgatataattttgtatttttttaatttagagTCTCTAGAGATGTTTTGCATTTATTTCTACTCCTTGCATTTTTCAAATTCTACTTTCTTGTCCCATCCTAGGTTATTGTTCTCTACTACAAATACACATCATCTTGATTTGGTGGCGGTTCTTTCATCTCCTAGTGGGTTTTCTCTCAGCCTAATGTTGGTCTGCAATGATTGGGGTTGGGGATCCATCCAAGGGGACTATTGAGCTTATTTCTCTAGCTTTTGGTTCCTCTACCTCTCCTACAAAGTTTGGTGGCATTGCTCCTATTAGTGTGAATAAGAAAATTTCCTAACTAGTTATTGGTTAGCACATATTTGCACATGTTAATTTTACTTAGGATAGCTTAGTTGTTACATGAcacaatcatttaatattgttaattttagttatcttaggtgtccatctagatagagatgagtcattattatgcatttaattttgttataGGGTAGTTGTAACTAACCCCTCTCGACTTCTCTATATAAGTAAACTCGTTGTAATATACCAATTCATCTGAATACAATTCATTTCTTGGTGAATAATATTTTTCCTCTTTACATGGAAATTGTTTCTAGTCGAGATCCTAGTTCCAAATTTGCAAACTCCAACAATTCCTCCTAGGTCCTCTTGCTCTAGTGAACATGCTTCCTATGCAAATATTCTAAGGAAAATCTTTCCTACTACTTTTGGTGCTAAGATTGCTACTTCTAGGAAAATGAAGGGCTCTGTTAAGTTAGTTCTTATTCTATAACTACTCTCATGATTCCTATAGGTAAGATAGTGTTGGATTGTGAGGAATATTATGCCAAGCATAGCTTAATTtggatattttttcattttttggcatTCTCTTCTTGATTTGTACCTCTAGGTTCAAACCATTAGTTTTTTGTTGTAATTAGATATTTATAGTTTTCACTAAAATgaaaagaaaaggagataaaatgaGATCCTAACCTAATATTTAAAATGTCCCATGATGATCCTCATATACATTTAAAATAAGACTAGAACCACTTAACCATGTCAATCTTGGAGGTCCACCATACAAGACTAGGAGATGAGTAAGTGAGAAACAATCATACTCACAACAAACATGCACAGATTGGAAAATGTTCACCATAATAAAAATTTCTTAATACATAATTTAGATTCACAACAAGATCTAGATACAAAAAAAACAATAAGTAATTCATAAAACATTGGACAATATTTCCTTGAACTAGTCTGAGACACAAATATGTGTTGATGGATACAACCAACCTCAAATGAACACCATCTCTAATAAATTTCACTCATAAAAAAATCCATCAAACATAATTAAATCATGTGTTTGAAGATTgatagttacaatttctctacacTTAAAATTCTCTCCAACTTTCTAACATGCATAAGACAACCAAATTCATTATTGTGACTCTTAGAAAGAATGACAAGAGTTTCAACTAGTAAAATTACACCTTAGTTCTCCCTACCCACCAAACATATATACATCGATAAATCAAAAACTAAATATGAATCCTAATTCataatttcttgtttttttttttattaaaaacataATGATGTTCTGACATCCATCCAAGGATTCCTAAAGATATTCCATCTCAAAATACTAATTTTTATTTGAAGAAAATTGTTTTTTAATGCAACCATTTCAAATGAGAAAAACATAAACCCTTAGTACATACATATCGTTACATATGTACTATCTTTGGAAACCACAAGAAAACCTTAGTACCCCAATTCAATCTCTTTTATGAACTTGAAAAAATATATGAAACAAATCATCAACTTACACACTCAAAATTCATACAATGATATTCTTTTGTGCAAAGTTCACACACACAACTATTTTATTTTACACCAAATCTAGCTCAAAAAAAGTACGATTGATATTTTTGAGGACAAGGACTTGAACCTTGAAGGTGTGGCTATTGGACTTGATAAAATAACTCAGGTGAATATGAGGAAGATGGCTTAGAAAGCTAAGGAACTGGATGATCTCAAGAGTGTTGTTGTCTCTATGATTCAACTTGAGAAAGAGTTTGTGGAGCTTCTTAAGAATTTTTCTTAGTTTTGTTGTCTTGTTCTTTTGGCTGCCCCTTTGGTGTCCCCATGTTGTCCTTTTGTTACTCTTGGTTTTCTTGCTAGCTTTTTGTTTTTGTCAGctatttctatttgttgttatgtgCTTTCTAGCTAGACctttcatgttttatctattttctaattttctgtaaagggttttagggcccttcaaaacttgtttttcacGTAAtcaaaaactattttattttacactcacaaaatgcaaatatagtTGTTCCCTTTTGCACCCATCATATTCACCAACTAGTAATCTACTTTGCATTGACAAAATGCACAtacatattttttttattgtacaaCCATTAAATACATAcgtaattaaatatttcttttgtACCCACAAAATGCATAAATATTATTACTCTCTTTTTTACCCCAAAATACATAGGAAATGATAATCCTTGCAAATAGATGTGTTGGACTAGCAATCCaactttttgaattattatttAGAATTGATGAAATACTATGTAAACATATGAAATAAGGTATAGATTGATTTAAAAAATATTGGAGCCCATGTACACCATTTTTTACAATAACTATTTGAACCTTTATAATAGATTATCTTGTATAAGGTAAAGTGACTATTCCATCTTGTATACAAGTGAAGTGTTTAGAAATAAATGATTATTTTTTGTAAGAAATTCCTTAGGAGAACCTTATCCAACAAAAGACACAATTGTCAATATTGAattttatgtaaaaaaaaaaaaagatgatgtACAATTACAAATGTATATTCTTCTTAAGGAAATGACTTTATTTCTTTCAACAAGATAGTTCTACCAATGTTtttattaatttacatatttaaaaaaattatgaataatCGTATAATTGCAGTAATAATAATAAGAGGACAAGAATCTATAATCTTATCTATGAAATAACAGATTACAAAACTATATAGAGagatatttaattttgaaatataaagaaAATAGAATTTTAAAGTATATATTAATATTTTCTCATAACAGTATATTGCGTGAGATTAATCACCCTTCTCTCATTAGTGGTGAGATGACAGCAATGTTTTATTGGTAATAAGTGGTGAGAGATGCAACTATGCGGCTACACCACCGGTGTCAATTCGAAGATGACATTTCTTATTGATATATTATTCCACACATAAACATAATCCTATATATATCTAGGGACAGAATACAACACTGTAGTCAGTACCAGAGGGGTAAGTGAATGTGGCTGTATCGTCCTTGGCAGAGCTGTAGGCCTGAGGGCATTGCTGCTTGAATATCATTGAGTAGTTTGTCGGAGGGCAGCTGTTGGTATAGCTGCCAGTGTAGCAATACTGGTCGGCTTGAAAGGCAACGCAGGCACTCTTACATCCGCCAGTCACCTTCAATTCAGCAGGGCAGGCGTTCAGGTCGGCTTTGCATGCAGGAGCGGTGCACTGTGTATTGGTAGGGCTGATGGAAAGAGGAATGTTGAATCCGTCCACCAGGGAGACGTCGTAGTAGTCCTGGTCGCTCTGGGTGTACTCGGCCAGCGTGGCGGGAACAGCTCTCGAGACTGTGCAGCTCAGTTGGCCGCCGCAGTCACCTGTTTGACAGGTTCCTTTGCCGCTCGCATCTAAAGAGCAGCCAGTTCGGCCCCAGAATCTTGCCGACTGTGTCCCCGCCGCCAAATTAACCGTCCACGTCTGACCCTGGGTCAGCTGCTGCCCTCCTCCGGGTAATCCCGCCGCCCAGACTGTGTACCCGCACTGGTTCCGTATATCAAACTTAACTGCTCCCGCCTCTGCGACAAATCTCACACACATACTATTATTGTTAGCCTTGGAAATGTATATACTATTCTACTACTTGCAACACCCATTATGTTACTATGACAGCTTACCTTGAATATAAAGAGATATGGCCATTCCAGCCACAAGAAGAAGCGCAAGATCTGATACTTTTGCCATTATAACTAGTATCTATATCGCTTACAGCAAAGACTGAATGAAGATACAAGGAAGGGTATGTCACTTATATAGAGAGCTCCACCTCCTACGAAGgtaaggaggaagcaaagaagcaaagacCCGACTTTAAGAGCCCTCTTGTccctttttaatttttcttttcccAATTTGTCTTTTTTAATTTGTCTAGGTTTTATATGAAGATGCGACCAGATCAACTACAAGAAGTGCAAGATCTGAAACTGTTGGCATTATACAGCCTGGATTGAATGAAGATCAATACATTGTATATATGAGGAGGGATTTACCATTTACTGTTACCAACGAAGCCTTGAGAAGCGATGTATGTCACATTCAAGCTTTTCTTTGAAAGCTTTTAGATTTTACTGTAGAAGCCTAGACATGACTTCAAGGCCGCCTATCGTATGAGAGCCCAAGTCTTTTTAAATTCGTAAGGTCATCAATAATCAAACTTCTGTTACCTCCGGTTTGACATTTTCTGCATCATCAAAATCTATTTATTTCTATTCAAAGCAGCGATCTCTGGTTTTCAATATCCTAAGGTTGCGTGAATTTCTAAAGCCTTGACTATGCATGttaaatttagttaattatattGACATGTTTTATAATGAAAGTTATGTAGGAGCGAGGATTCAAACACAGCCTGTTATTTTATAGATAATtactaataatattttaaataattaataaatctaGTCATAAATATTATATTTCGATTATATGGTTTtttatatttagtttaattattaaataattaaaaatatattgtttttaAATATTTATCTAAAAGTTAATTATAGatataaatttgattaaatgatttTGTGAATTTATCTATatcattataatttattttttaatgtaaaaaaattatgaattttttagAGATGAATCTATTTAATATTTTGATTCAAAATGGAATTTAAAAAGTAATGTATTATTTTAAAGTCATCTTCTTTCATTTATGATAGTAATAACACAGATGGTGGTAATGTCCATTGGCAGATAAAAAAAATAATGGTCACTGGGACAAGAAATTTCTATTAAATCCCGCAGTCCATTATTTATATTTGTAGATGTATTATTGGTGGTGCCATAATGTCACCTCTCTTCACATTATCTATATAATAGATGCCTTGCCTCCCATTTCACTAAGACAAATTGGGCATTTGCAAATTTGTTTGTGTTCTGGCCAAATTTGTTTGTGTTGTGACAAAAAAGTGAACAAATAGTGAGAAGATAGTAGTATACAAAGGTTTGGATTacgaaaagttaaaaaaaaaaaaaaatactagcaTTGATAAAACCATCATAGAAGATAGTTGAATTTTCTACTGATTACATGGTAGATTAAAAGAATATACAAACAACAAGCAGACATGCATTAGCAGTTGAAGATAAATAGATGCATGAAATCAATAGGCTGAGCTTtagattaaaataatatataatgcaATTGTAAATGTAAACAGACTATATTGATTTTTAGACTAATCAGAATTCTGAGACAATGAATTTAACTATTATTGTTTGATTTAAAGAAATATAAAACCAATTTTATGACTTATTAGTTTGCCTCTGTAGATATGAAGACCAAGCAATTATCCCTTATGCCATTCACTACATGTATCGTGCTGTGTATTTTATTCAATAAAAGATGGAGGATATATACCACTAGTCTTCATTGGATTGTGCCTCCACATGGGGTcgcgaccctatgtggaaccacctTATGCCATTCACTGCATGTATCGTGCTGTGTATTTTATTCAATAAAAGATGGAGGATATATACCACTAGTCTTCATTGGATTGTGCCTCCACatggggtcacgaccctatgtggaaccacgtggttccacatagggtcgtgacccctatatggagccacgatccttctacaccggcgGAATTACTTAACCAAATGTCACAATAGAAAATCTAGTATGTTAgtttaataaatcaattaaatcttAAGTCCAAACAAAATCTTATTTCTGGGCGCTAATAGACAAATAATGATTTTGTTTAGAGTTACGACTAAGGCtaattttaacactccctcttagtcttaggagtatagACCTAAAACTTAATTTAGTTCAACACTAATCTCATGATAATTACATCATCTAGGTGTGAAGAATCAGCCTATGattctaaggatatactcactttgatatccaattttaagtatcagcctgtgatactaaggatatgctcactttgatatccctgttataGTATGTGCACTTACATTAATCCacttacataatgtctactataaTTTATCATATTACTGATAGTCAAATTGTCTAATTTTTAGTTTATATGATCTTAAAaaacatttataagatcgtcaccttacaatgttaaaatacaagAGTTTATTAACTaaagaatcgtcatcctttaggaatgaacacagggaaaggttacatacttcatatactcaaatatatgaccaagaagtttacataattttagatatcaattacattttaaccataccaagataccctctgaagtgatcaattttcactcttgctaggggtttggtgagaatgtcagctgtttgatctcctgtattgacatattctagtcttattacctttctctctatcatgtctcttacatagtgatatgggatctcaatgtgcttggatctatcatggaaaactggattcattgaaagtttAATGtagctttgattgtcacaatgaatgatagtaggcttcAGACTTTCACCAAACAGTCCTACTATCAATTTTCTCAACCATACGGCTTCCTTAGCTGCCATGGATACAACTATATATTTAGCTTTTGTGGAGCTCTAAGCTATGGATGATTGTTTTTTGTAGATCCAAGATACCATAGTTGATCCTAAGCTGAAACAACAttctgaagtgctcttcctatctatCACGCTTCTAGCCCAGTCAGAATCAAagtatccatgtaggttcaatgtagtgtgttcataatgcagtccatagtccaaggtaccttgtagatatctcaatatatgctttactgcaatcaaatgtatttctttgggttcaaccatgtgttggctgagtgcatttattgcataacatatatcaaatttggtattgactaggtacattaatgatccaataatctATCTGTATAATGTTGAATCTGCAAATTTGGGAtctgctatagcttcttttagtttatgtaggtttgtttccataggagatgacattggcttacaattcatcattccaaatctcttcagaatgtcaatGGTATATTTACCTTGATTTACATAAATACCATctggtttttgccatacttctaatccaaggaaataatggagtagacataaatccttcatctcaaactctgaagcTAGTTCCTGTTTGTATTTTGCAATGCAATGATCTTTTcttgtaattaataagtcatctacatataatatgagtatcaacatttcacctttgattattttgaaatacagATTTGGATCAACAATGTTtttagagaaacctatctctaataagtaactgtcaattctttcataccatgctctgggagcttgttttaatccatatagtgctttatctaacttgcatacatgtgttttagcattatttacctcaaatccctcaggtttctctagatatacttcttcttcaattgttccattaaaaaatgtagtttttatatccatttgatgaactttccatcctttagatgctgctatAGCCAGGATTGTTCTAATAGAAGTGTATcgtgcaacaggtgcaaatgtttcttcatagtcaattccttccttctatgagaagcctcgagcaacaaatcttaccttatatttttctatactgccatcagcagcatgcttaattttaaagagccatttagaagatacaacagattttcctttaggtctacgcacaattttccacacatcattctttaagatagattgatattcctctatcatggcatccttccatacttactATTTAAGAGCCTCTCTGGCACTTGAAGGTTCAACATTTATGAGGTATGTCATTAGAGTAACATAGCTAGAAAACTTtaaaggtcttttgctttctctaaatGTTCCTCTAGGTGCTACAAAGGATTCTGCTTCCTGTACTGTTTTTGTGGCCCATAGTGGCCTCTTCctgggattctctgttgtagtgttctcaagttccaaggtgttatcctcaggatgctccctctgagttttagaaagagaatcttcttccaaattaatggaattagttgggatttcaggtgtgatggaactccttcttttgttaatagctatatcttcctcaaatatgacatctctgcttaattctatttgtctttgaccagggatgaatatttggtaggctttagatgtttcactatatcctacaaaaatccctttctgtccagtaggttctaatttagttcttttctctttaggtacatgaatataaaaaagacatccaaatattttgagatggctaatatcAGATTTAATTCTAGTAAAGACTTCTTCGGGAGTTTTGTCACcaatatgagagtgaggacatctttTTTGAATGTATACAACGGTATTAGTGTTTTCTCCCCAAAGTGCAGTTTCTAGGTTCTGATCTAACAACATAGCCCTTGCCGCTTctactattgttctattttttctttcagcaaccccgttttgttgaggattgtagggtacagtgaactccctcttaatcccagcatctttgcaaaactctttaaatacttctaatgtgtattccctaccattgtcagtcttaagagttttgattttcctaccagggtgattttctgtaatagatttgaactctttaaatttcctaagaatatattcagattctttacttttaaggaaataaatccaagttttcctagaaaaatcatctacaaaGATTACATAGTATAATGTGTTTCCTAGTGATAGTTCAGACATGGGCCCACATAagtcagagtgaactagttctagtaCTCCTTTAGTTTTTCTAGAACTACAGGGAAAAGAGCTTTTAGTGTTTTTCCCTAGTGCACAGCCTTTACAAACATCTGAATGAATTGGCTTTAGTTTAGGTAGTCATGTGACTAATTTCTCCATAGAGGGTAGAGCACGAAAATGTAAGTCCCCTAGTCCTCTATGCCAAATTTCTTCTTGATCTATGACTTCATGAAGTAAGGTTTGATTTTGCTCATTACACAATTCATAGAGGTGTCTTTGTCTGTAACCAATCACTTGTGCTCTTTTAAAGGTGGTTGTTTTTGGCCATGCCATTACCTTTCCTTCTATGAATGAGACTCTATATCCATCATCCTCAAGTGCAGAGATAGAGACTAAGTTCCTTTTGATGCCTGGTACAAATATTACCCCGGTGAGTTGGATTGAGATTCCAAACTTCAGTCTGATTGTACATGTCCTAACACCCTTTACAggatgtgcagagtcatccccTATTGTTATCTCTTCATTTGATCCCTGTTCCATTAAGTCTAGTAATTCTCTGAATCTGGTGACATGTCTTGacgatccactatctatcacccaagtgttagacttgtttgaagcttGACTTGATAGTGCTGAATATAATACAAACTTCTTAGATTCAAGTTCTATATTCCTCTCTACTTTGGTGAACGATACCTACTTTTTTACTTTATCAGGATAGTTAAATGACATATGTCTATACTAATCACATCTATGACATTGGATTTTTGACATGTCTTTCTTATGAAAGATTTTCCCATTATGGGATTttctcttcttgaagtttctcttctttctttcctTTCGAGAGTCGGTATTTAGAATGTGGAGGTCTTCATCTTTAGTTTTGTTATTTCCCCCTTTCATTTGCCTTGATTCTTCAAGGAGACAGTCATCCCTTAGTTGATCAAATTCTGtgaatttatcccttgcatttatgccttgtttgaatgattcccaGGATTCAAGTAATCCGTCTAGGgtaatcattgatagttcttgcttctcgacatgataatcaagtttttacagttgatctctgagtgaacctatcctcatgaagtatgagtttattgtttgacctttatttatacttatgtgGTTCAACTTTCTTTTTAGAGCTAGAGTTTTTCTTAGATTGTTTATTTCATACgtcctttcaagggttttgaacatttCATATGCATTGTCATGTTTTAATATAAGTGGTATTATGTGATCCCTTACTGCATCTATCATGATTTTAACAACTTTATCATTTCCTCCATTCCATACAGTTTTCTCACGTTCGTCTACAGGTTCGGGcttgtcttcttttatgaatttgattactttgttctcttttaacACTATCATAATTCTAACTTTCCAAGCCAAAAAATTTGCTgctccttcgagtctatcctcGAATCTGATTGTGTTTGCCATTTTAGAActcttcaattttgtaaacttcctTTTCAGTCTATTCAGATCTTTaagtagttaggctctgataccatgtaaatgtaaacAAATTGTGTCGATTTTTAGAATAATCAAAATTCTGAGACAATGAATTTAACTGTTATTGTTTGATTTAAAGAAATATAAAACTGATTTTATGACTTATCAGTTTGCCTTTGTAGATACGAAGAC
This genomic stretch from Cryptomeria japonica chromosome 8, Sugi_1.0, whole genome shotgun sequence harbors:
- the LOC131070839 gene encoding pathogenesis-related thaumatin-like protein 3.8, giving the protein MAKVSDLALLLVAGMAISLYIQEAGAVKFDIRNQCGYTVWAAGLPGGGQQLTQGQTWTVNLAAGTQSARFWGRTGCSLDASGKGTCQTGDCGGQLSCTVSRAVPATLAEYTQSDQDYYDVSLVDGFNIPLSISPTNTQCTAPACKADLNACPAELKVTGGCKSACVAFQADQYCYTGSYTNSCPPTNYSMIFKQQCPQAYSSAKDDTATFTYPSGTDYSVVFCP